Proteins from a genomic interval of Quercus lobata isolate SW786 chromosome 11, ValleyOak3.0 Primary Assembly, whole genome shotgun sequence:
- the LOC115968649 gene encoding probable receptor-like serine/threonine-protein kinase At4g34500, giving the protein MSDSGEYAPSDNSIPDKLTSKTSFLSLKLYIVIGILLLCAVSVFVAIFLFIRLKKNSRNRIVKMRVKHSSGLIPLVSKEIVEIKALDRNVNSVKAEDKIGNKDFKEPEEIKIEIDEIVKGGKGGGGGEKSGGSDASGGSRSDVSVEAENIGWGRWYTLKELEVATRGFAEDNIIGEGGYGVVYRGVVNDGSVVAVKNLLNNKGQAEKEFKVEVEAIGKVRHKNLVGLVGYCAEGAQRMLVYEYVDNGNLEQWLHGDVGPVSPLTWDIRMKIAIGTAKGLAYLHEGLEPKVVHRDVKSSNILLDRKWIPKVSDFGLAKLLGSEASYVTTRVMGTFGYVSPEYASTGMLNEGSDVYSFGILLMEIITGRSPIDYSRPAGEMNLVDWFKGMVASRRGEELVDPLIEVQPSPRALKRALLICLRCIDLDANKRPKMGQIVHMLEADDFPFRSELRSAREKDPHPSRADNVSAKITYPSKNGGDGDRWR; this is encoded by the exons ATGTCGGACTCCGGCGAATACGCACCCTCCGACAACTCTATCCCCGATAAGCTCACCTCCAAAACCTCATTCCTCAGCTTGAAACTCTACATCGTGATAGGGATCCTATTGCTCTGCGCAGTCTCAGTCTTCGTAGCGATCTTTCTCTTCATTCGCTTGAAGAAGAATTCCCGAAACCGCATAGTCAAAATGCGCGTGAAGCACAGCTCGGGGCTAATCCCGCTGGTCTCCAAGGAGATCGTGGAGATCAAGGCGCTGGATCGAAACGTAAATTCGGTGAAAGCCGAGGACAAAATCGGAAACAAGGATTTCAAAGAGCCAGAGgagattaaaattgaaattgacgAAATTGTTAAAGGAGGcaaaggaggaggaggaggtgaaAAGAGCGGAGGGAGTGACGCGTCCGGCGGTAGCCGGAGTGACGTGTCGGTGGAGGCCGAGAATATCGGGTGGGGCCGATGGTACACCTTGAAGGAGCTCGAGGTTGCGACACGTGGATTCGCCGAAGACAACATCATCGGAGAAGGTGGTTACGGCGTCGTTTACAGAGGCGTCGTCAACGACGGGTCGGTTGTCGCCGTCAAAAACCTTCTTAACAACAA GGGTCAGGCGGAAAAGGAGTTCAAGGTGGAAGTTGAAGCCATAGGGAAAGTAAGGCATAAGAACTTGGTAGGTCTAGTCGGCTATTGTGCAGAAGGTGCTCAAAG GATGCTCGTGTACGAGTATGTTGACAATGGCAATTTGGAGCAATGGTTGCATGGTGATGTAGGCCCAGTTAGTCCTCTGACCTGGGATATTCGAATGAAGATTGCCATTGGAACTGCAAAAGG GCTAGCCTATTTGCATGAAGGATTAGAACCCAAAGTTGTGCACCGTGATGTAAAATCCAGTAATATTCTCCTAGATAGAAAGTGGATCCCAAAAGTGTCAGACTTTGGACTGGCCAAGCTCTTAGGATCTGAAGCAAGCTATGTGACTACTCGTGTTATGGGGACCTTTGG ATATGTCTCTCCCGAGTATGCAAGCACGGGTATGCTTAATGAGGGGAGTGATGTGTATAGTTTTGGGATATTACTCATGGAGATAATTACAGGAAGAAGTCCAATTGATTATTCCAGGCCAGCTGGGGAG ATGAACTTGGTGGACTGGTTTAAAGGGATGGTAGCAAGTCGTCGTGGAGAAGAGCTTGTGGACCCCCTGATTGAGGTTCAGCCCTCTCCCAGAGCTTTAAAGCGTGCATTGCTGATTTGTCTTCGCTGTATTGACTTGGATGCCAATAAGCGTCCAAAGATGGGGCAAATTGTTCATATGCTTGAGGCAGATGACTTCCCTTTTCGTTCA GAACTCCGATCAGCCCGGGAGAAAGATCCCCACCCCTCCCGTGCAGATAATGTGTCCGCTAAAATTACATATCCATCCAAGAATGGTGGGGATGGTGATAGATGGAGATGA